A window from Pleuronectes platessa chromosome 6, fPlePla1.1, whole genome shotgun sequence encodes these proteins:
- the LOC128443023 gene encoding probable G-protein coupled receptor 173 isoform X2 produces MANQSIAMDGPGSLLAVLASSDGSGGGGVSATDMSAYFKLVFLGLIICVSLVGNLLVSLLVLRDRTLHKAPYFFLLDLCLADAVRSAACFPFVLVSVHSSSTWTYSALSCKVVAFMAVLFCFHAAFMLFCVAVTRYLAIAHHRFYAKRMTIWTCAAIICMVWTLAVAMAFPPVFDVGTYKFIRDEDQCIFEHRYLKTNDTLGFMLMLAVVVLATHGFYAKLLLFEYRHRKMKPVQLVPAISQNWTFHGPGATGQAAANWIAGFGRGPMPPTLLGIRQNLHNQHRRLLGMEEVRSERRLGRMFYTITLLFLVLWAPYIVACFWRVFVKSCTIPQRYLSITVWMSFAQAGVNPIFCLLLNEDLRKVLRAHLPTYWRTKQHLPQDEAYCIM; encoded by the exons ATGGCTAACCAGAGCATTGCCATGGACGGCCCGGGCAGTTTGCTGGCTGTGCTGGC cagcagtgacGGCAGCGGTGGCGGAGGGGTCTCTGCCACGGATATGTCTGCCTACTTCAAGCTGGTCTTCTTGGGTTTGATCATCTGTGTCAGCCTGGTAGGGAACCTCTTGGTCTCCCTGCTGGTCCTACGAGACAGGACACTTCACAAGGCCCCGTACTTCTTCCTCCTGGACCTGTGCCTGGCCGATGCAGTCCGCTCAGCTGCCTGCTTCCCCTTCGTGCTGGTGTCCGTCCACAGCAGCTCCACCTGGACCTACAGCGCCCTGAGCTGTAAAGTCGTGGCTTTCATGGCTGTGCTCTTTTGTTTTCACGCTGCCTTCATGCTGTTTTGTGTGGCCGTCACCCGCTACCTTGCCATCGCCCACCACCGATTCTACGCCAAGCGCATGACCATCTGGACCTGCGCCGCCATCATCTGCATGGTGTGGACACTGGCCGTGGCCATGGCGTTCCCACCTGTCTTCGACGTTGGGACATACAAGTTCATCCGGGACGAGGACCAGTGTATTTTCGAACACCGCTACCTGAAGACCAACGACACCCTGGGCTTCATGCTCATGCTGGCTGTGGTGGTCCTGGCCACCCACGGCTTCTATGccaagctgctgctgttcgAGTACCGGCACCGCAAGATGAAACCCGTCCAGCTCGTGCCCGCCATCAGCCAGAACTGGACCTTCCACGGTCCCGGGGCCACGGGTCAAGCTGCAGCTAACTGGATTGCCGGGTTCGGCCGCGGCCCCATGCCACCCACTCTCTTGGGCATCAGGCAAAATTTACACAATCAACACCGGCGGCTGCTCGGGATGGAAGAGGTGAGGTCAGAACGGAGGCTGGGCAGGATGTTCTACACCATCACCCTGCTCTTCCTGGTCCTCTGGGCTCCCTACATCGTGGCGTGTTTCTGGAGGGTGTTCGTGAAGTCCTGCACCATCCCTCAGCGGTACCTGTCCATCACGGTGTGGATGAGCTTCGCCCAGGCCGGAGTCAACCCCATCTTCTGCCTCCTGCTCAACGAGGACCTGAGGAAAGTGCTGCGAGCTCACCTGCCCACCTACTGGAGGACTAAACAACACCTGCCCCAGGACGAGGCCTACTGCATCATGTGA
- the LOC128443023 gene encoding probable G-protein coupled receptor 173 isoform X1: MANQSIAMDGPGSLLAVLASQSGLARGGSSSSSGGGGGSSSDGSGGGGVSATDMSAYFKLVFLGLIICVSLVGNLLVSLLVLRDRTLHKAPYFFLLDLCLADAVRSAACFPFVLVSVHSSSTWTYSALSCKVVAFMAVLFCFHAAFMLFCVAVTRYLAIAHHRFYAKRMTIWTCAAIICMVWTLAVAMAFPPVFDVGTYKFIRDEDQCIFEHRYLKTNDTLGFMLMLAVVVLATHGFYAKLLLFEYRHRKMKPVQLVPAISQNWTFHGPGATGQAAANWIAGFGRGPMPPTLLGIRQNLHNQHRRLLGMEEVRSERRLGRMFYTITLLFLVLWAPYIVACFWRVFVKSCTIPQRYLSITVWMSFAQAGVNPIFCLLLNEDLRKVLRAHLPTYWRTKQHLPQDEAYCIM; this comes from the coding sequence ATGGCTAACCAGAGCATTGCCATGGACGGCCCGGGCAGTTTGCTGGCTGTGCTGGCGTCACAGAGCGGACTGGCAagaggcggcagcagcagcagcagcggcggcggcggcggcagcagcagtgacGGCAGCGGTGGCGGAGGGGTCTCTGCCACGGATATGTCTGCCTACTTCAAGCTGGTCTTCTTGGGTTTGATCATCTGTGTCAGCCTGGTAGGGAACCTCTTGGTCTCCCTGCTGGTCCTACGAGACAGGACACTTCACAAGGCCCCGTACTTCTTCCTCCTGGACCTGTGCCTGGCCGATGCAGTCCGCTCAGCTGCCTGCTTCCCCTTCGTGCTGGTGTCCGTCCACAGCAGCTCCACCTGGACCTACAGCGCCCTGAGCTGTAAAGTCGTGGCTTTCATGGCTGTGCTCTTTTGTTTTCACGCTGCCTTCATGCTGTTTTGTGTGGCCGTCACCCGCTACCTTGCCATCGCCCACCACCGATTCTACGCCAAGCGCATGACCATCTGGACCTGCGCCGCCATCATCTGCATGGTGTGGACACTGGCCGTGGCCATGGCGTTCCCACCTGTCTTCGACGTTGGGACATACAAGTTCATCCGGGACGAGGACCAGTGTATTTTCGAACACCGCTACCTGAAGACCAACGACACCCTGGGCTTCATGCTCATGCTGGCTGTGGTGGTCCTGGCCACCCACGGCTTCTATGccaagctgctgctgttcgAGTACCGGCACCGCAAGATGAAACCCGTCCAGCTCGTGCCCGCCATCAGCCAGAACTGGACCTTCCACGGTCCCGGGGCCACGGGTCAAGCTGCAGCTAACTGGATTGCCGGGTTCGGCCGCGGCCCCATGCCACCCACTCTCTTGGGCATCAGGCAAAATTTACACAATCAACACCGGCGGCTGCTCGGGATGGAAGAGGTGAGGTCAGAACGGAGGCTGGGCAGGATGTTCTACACCATCACCCTGCTCTTCCTGGTCCTCTGGGCTCCCTACATCGTGGCGTGTTTCTGGAGGGTGTTCGTGAAGTCCTGCACCATCCCTCAGCGGTACCTGTCCATCACGGTGTGGATGAGCTTCGCCCAGGCCGGAGTCAACCCCATCTTCTGCCTCCTGCTCAACGAGGACCTGAGGAAAGTGCTGCGAGCTCACCTGCCCACCTACTGGAGGACTAAACAACACCTGCCCCAGGACGAGGCCTACTGCATCATGTGA